The Mycolicibacterium doricum genome includes a region encoding these proteins:
- a CDS encoding DUF6131 family protein, which translates to MIILGIILVVLGFVVPALDVLTYIGVVLIVVGAVFWILGATGRAVGGRKVWY; encoded by the coding sequence ATGATCATTCTCGGAATCATCTTGGTGGTGCTGGGATTCGTGGTGCCTGCCTTGGACGTCCTCACCTACATCGGTGTGGTGCTCATCGTGGTCGGTGCGGTCTTCTGGATTCTCGGAGCGACCGGCCGAGCGGTCGGAGGCCGAAAAGTCTGGTACTAG
- a CDS encoding MaoC family dehydratase, which yields MPIDPNAVGVTTAAQLFEWTDRDTLLYALGVGAGTADLAFTTENSHGIDQQVLPTFAVIACSPFAAAAKIGSFDFSRLLHGSQAIRLFAPLQPAGKLSVVSEVADIQDKGPGKNAVVMVKATGSDPDTGQPVAESLVTLVIRGEGGFGGQPGQRPPAPEFPERDPDARVALPTREDQALIYRLSGDRNPLHSDPWFARLAGFPTPILHGLCSYGVAGRALVAELCGGDATGIRAISVRFSSPVFPGETLTTSVWRGQSGTAVFRTEASQPDGSNARVVLDDGVVEFLTH from the coding sequence ATGCCAATCGATCCCAACGCCGTGGGCGTGACCACTGCCGCCCAACTGTTCGAGTGGACCGACCGTGACACTCTCCTCTACGCACTGGGTGTCGGCGCCGGTACCGCCGACCTTGCGTTCACCACGGAGAACAGTCACGGCATCGATCAGCAGGTACTGCCGACTTTCGCAGTGATCGCCTGCTCGCCGTTCGCGGCGGCTGCCAAGATCGGCAGCTTCGACTTCAGCCGATTACTGCACGGATCACAGGCCATCCGGTTGTTCGCGCCGCTGCAGCCGGCGGGCAAGCTCAGCGTGGTCAGCGAGGTTGCCGACATCCAGGACAAGGGTCCGGGCAAGAACGCGGTCGTGATGGTCAAGGCGACCGGTAGTGACCCCGACACCGGTCAACCAGTCGCCGAGTCGCTCGTGACGCTGGTGATCCGCGGTGAGGGTGGTTTCGGAGGTCAGCCCGGGCAGCGGCCGCCCGCGCCGGAGTTCCCCGAGCGTGACCCCGATGCCCGTGTGGCGTTGCCGACCCGTGAGGACCAGGCGCTGATCTACCGGCTCTCCGGCGACCGCAACCCGTTGCACAGCGATCCCTGGTTCGCGCGGCTGGCCGGGTTCCCGACTCCGATCTTGCACGGACTGTGCAGTTACGGGGTGGCCGGCCGTGCGCTGGTGGCAGAGTTGTGCGGCGGCGATGCCACTGGGATCAGGGCGATTTCGGTGCGATTCAGTTCGCCGGTTTTTCCCGGTGAGACGTTGACGACGTCGGTCTGGCGGGGGCAGTCGGGTACCGCGGTGTTTCGGACCGAGGCGAGCCAGCCGGACGGATCCAATGCGCGCGTGGTGCTCGACGACGGGGTGGTGGAGTTCCTCACGCACTGA
- a CDS encoding SACE_7040 family transcriptional regulator — MASKAAADTRRRQAKSDRRSQLIAAAERLVAEKGYLAVRLEDIGAAVGVSGPAIYRHFPNKEALLVELLVGISTRLLAGAREVLAGSPDAATILDGLIDFHLDFALGESDLIRIQDRDLIHLPDSAKRQVRRSQRQYVEIWVEVLRAVEPSIDEAEARLMAHAVFGLLNSTPHSVKSGPDKAAEVNWRTVLRAMTVAALASAGRLPVER; from the coding sequence ATGGCGTCGAAAGCAGCCGCGGACACCCGCCGTCGCCAGGCGAAGTCAGATCGTCGCAGCCAGCTGATCGCCGCGGCGGAACGCCTTGTCGCCGAGAAGGGTTACCTGGCGGTCCGCCTGGAGGACATCGGTGCGGCGGTCGGCGTCAGCGGACCCGCGATCTACCGGCACTTCCCCAACAAAGAGGCGCTGCTCGTCGAGTTGCTGGTCGGCATCAGCACCCGGCTGCTCGCCGGTGCACGCGAGGTGCTCGCCGGTTCGCCGGACGCGGCGACCATCCTCGACGGGCTGATCGACTTCCACCTCGACTTCGCGCTGGGCGAGTCCGATCTCATCCGAATCCAGGACCGGGACCTCATCCACCTGCCCGATTCCGCCAAACGGCAGGTGCGCCGGTCGCAGCGGCAGTACGTCGAGATCTGGGTCGAGGTGCTGCGCGCCGTGGAGCCCTCGATCGACGAGGCGGAGGCGCGGCTGATGGCCCACGCCGTGTTCGGTCTGCTCAACTCGACCCCGCACAGCGTGAAATCCGGGCCCGACAAAGCGGCCGAGGTGAACTGGCGCACTGTCCTTCGAGCGATGACAGTGGCGGCGCTGGCCTCGGCCGGGCGGCTACCGGTTGAGCGGTGA
- a CDS encoding SDR family oxidoreductase has translation MRYVVTGGTGFIGRRLIDELLARPDTTKIHVLVRRGSLRRFEELALRWGAGVDPLVGDLTEPGLGLPDDVVADLGPIDHVVHCGAIYDMTAPADRQHAANVDGTRAVIALARRLDATLHHVSSIAVAGNHPGRFTENDFDVAQELPTPYHRTKFEAESLVRNAEGLRYRIYRPAVVVGDSRTGEMDKIDGPYYFFGLLTKLAALPRFTPMMLPDVGRTNVVPVDYVVAAMTALMHLDGCDGQTFHLTAPETIGLREIYRGVAAAAGLPPLVGSLPRAAATPLLRVNGPAKRLRDMAVTQLGVPAEILDVVELAPTFSSEHTVAALGGTGIAVPDFSTYAPGLWRYWAQHLDPDRARRDDPAGPLVGRHVIITGASSGIGRASAIAVAARGATVFALARNGAALDELIAEISATGGDAHAFTCDITDSSAVEHTVKDILGRFGHVDYLVNNAGRSIRRSVVASTDRLHDYERVMAVNYFGPVRMVLALLPHWRERRFGHVVNVSSAGVQANSPRYSAYIPSKAALDAFSEVVGTETLSDHITFTNIHMPLVKTPMIAPSGRLNPLPPISAEHAAAMVVRGLIEKPPRIDSPVGTLADIGMYFTPKLTRRVLHQLYLGFPDSSAARGVTEDPPVPQRPTSRTRRPTRPVPGLRIPRPVKRAVRLVPGVHW, from the coding sequence ATGCGCTATGTCGTTACCGGCGGTACCGGGTTCATTGGGCGACGTCTGATCGACGAGCTCCTGGCCCGGCCGGACACCACGAAGATTCATGTACTCGTCCGACGCGGGTCGCTACGACGGTTCGAGGAACTTGCGCTGAGATGGGGCGCCGGGGTCGATCCGCTGGTGGGTGATCTCACTGAACCGGGCCTCGGACTGCCCGACGACGTTGTCGCCGACCTAGGGCCGATCGACCACGTCGTGCACTGCGGCGCAATCTATGACATGACCGCACCCGCAGACCGGCAGCATGCGGCGAACGTCGACGGCACCCGCGCGGTGATCGCCCTGGCCCGGCGGCTGGATGCGACGCTGCACCATGTGTCGTCGATCGCGGTGGCCGGCAACCATCCCGGTAGGTTCACCGAGAACGACTTCGACGTGGCACAGGAGCTGCCCACGCCGTATCACCGGACCAAGTTCGAAGCCGAGTCGCTGGTCCGGAACGCCGAGGGACTCCGGTACCGGATCTACCGGCCGGCCGTCGTGGTCGGCGACTCCCGGACCGGTGAGATGGACAAGATCGACGGACCGTATTACTTCTTCGGGCTGCTGACCAAACTGGCCGCCCTGCCGCGCTTCACCCCGATGATGCTGCCGGACGTCGGACGCACCAACGTCGTGCCGGTGGACTATGTCGTGGCCGCGATGACCGCACTGATGCACCTCGACGGATGCGACGGACAGACTTTCCACCTGACGGCGCCCGAGACCATCGGCCTGCGCGAGATCTATCGCGGTGTCGCCGCCGCGGCTGGGCTGCCGCCGCTGGTCGGCTCCCTACCCCGGGCCGCGGCGACCCCACTGCTGCGGGTCAACGGTCCGGCCAAGAGGCTGCGTGACATGGCCGTCACCCAGCTAGGCGTGCCGGCGGAGATCCTCGACGTGGTCGAACTGGCGCCCACATTCAGCAGCGAACACACCGTCGCGGCGTTGGGCGGCACCGGGATCGCGGTTCCGGACTTCTCGACATACGCCCCTGGGCTGTGGCGCTACTGGGCTCAGCACCTCGATCCTGACCGGGCCAGGCGCGACGATCCCGCTGGCCCGCTGGTGGGTCGGCACGTCATCATCACAGGGGCCTCCAGCGGAATAGGGCGCGCTTCGGCCATAGCAGTTGCCGCCCGTGGCGCCACGGTCTTCGCGCTCGCACGAAACGGCGCCGCACTCGACGAGCTGATCGCCGAGATCAGCGCTACCGGCGGCGATGCGCATGCGTTCACGTGCGACATCACCGACTCATCAGCGGTCGAGCACACCGTCAAGGACATCCTGGGCCGTTTCGGCCACGTCGACTACCTGGTCAACAACGCGGGCCGCTCGATCCGGCGCTCGGTTGTCGCGTCGACCGACCGGCTGCACGACTACGAACGGGTGATGGCGGTGAATTACTTCGGGCCCGTACGCATGGTGCTCGCACTGCTGCCGCACTGGCGTGAACGGCGGTTCGGCCACGTCGTCAACGTCTCCAGCGCCGGCGTGCAGGCGAACAGCCCGAGATACAGCGCCTACATTCCGAGTAAGGCCGCCCTCGACGCGTTCTCCGAAGTGGTGGGCACCGAGACTCTGTCCGACCACATCACCTTCACCAACATCCACATGCCGCTGGTGAAGACGCCGATGATCGCGCCGTCGGGCAGGCTCAACCCGCTGCCACCGATCAGCGCCGAGCACGCCGCCGCCATGGTGGTCCGCGGGCTGATCGAGAAGCCCCCCCGGATCGACTCACCCGTCGGCACCCTGGCCGACATCGGGATGTACTTCACCCCGAAACTGACCCGCCGTGTGCTTCATCAGCTGTATCTGGGATTTCCGGACTCCTCCGCGGCCCGCGGCGTCACCGAGGACCCGCCGGTGCCGCAGCGTCCCACCAGCCGGACGAGACGGCCGACTCGCCCGGTTCCGGGCCTTCGTATTCCCCGTCCGGTCAAGCGGGCGGTGCGGTTGGTACCGGGCGTGCACTGGTGA
- a CDS encoding carboxyl transferase domain-containing protein, whose protein sequence is MAPRASYRDEHIALVEGLRTKLAGAALGGSAKARERHVGRGKLLPRDRVDGLLDPGSPFLEIAPLAADGMYDDDCPGAGLIAGIGRISGRECMVVANDATVKGGTYYPVTVKKHLRAQEIAAQNRLPCVYLVDSGGAFLPRQDEVFPDRDHFGRIFFNQATMSARGVAQIAAVLGSCTAGGAYVPAMSDEAVIVRNQGTIFLGGPPLVKAATGEVVSAEDLGGGDLHSKTSGVTDHLASDDRDALRIVRRIVATLGRPQPPPWDVAPTVDAVSDQSELYDIVPVHSRVSYDVHDVITRIVDGGEFAEFKGEYGATLVTGFARIHGHPVGVVANNGVLFGESAQKGAHFIELCDKRAIPLLFLQNISGFMVGRDYEASGIAKHGAKMVTAVACARVPKLTVVIGGSYGAGNYSMCGRAYSPRFLWMWPNARISVMGGEQAASVLATVRGEMTPEQEQEFKAPIREQYERQGNPYYSTARLWDDGVIDPADTRTVVGLALSIVGQAPLEPVSYGVFRM, encoded by the coding sequence ATGGCGCCGCGGGCATCATATCGTGACGAGCACATAGCGCTCGTCGAGGGGCTGCGCACCAAGCTCGCGGGCGCGGCGCTCGGCGGGTCGGCCAAGGCGCGCGAGCGCCACGTCGGCCGCGGCAAGCTGCTACCGCGCGACCGGGTCGACGGCCTGCTGGACCCGGGCAGTCCGTTCCTGGAGATCGCCCCGCTGGCCGCCGACGGGATGTACGACGACGACTGTCCCGGTGCAGGGTTGATTGCCGGCATCGGGCGGATCTCCGGACGGGAATGCATGGTCGTCGCAAATGACGCGACGGTCAAAGGCGGCACGTACTACCCGGTGACGGTCAAGAAACATCTGCGCGCCCAGGAGATCGCCGCGCAGAACCGGCTGCCGTGCGTGTACCTGGTCGACTCCGGCGGCGCCTTCCTGCCGCGTCAGGACGAGGTGTTCCCCGACCGCGACCACTTCGGCCGGATCTTCTTCAACCAGGCCACCATGAGTGCCCGGGGCGTCGCGCAGATCGCTGCTGTGCTCGGATCCTGCACCGCCGGTGGGGCTTACGTGCCGGCGATGAGCGACGAAGCGGTCATCGTGCGCAATCAGGGCACGATCTTCCTCGGCGGACCACCGCTGGTGAAGGCCGCCACCGGTGAGGTCGTGTCCGCGGAGGACCTCGGCGGCGGCGACCTGCACTCGAAGACCTCCGGCGTGACCGACCACCTCGCCAGCGACGACCGTGACGCGCTGCGGATCGTACGGCGCATCGTCGCGACCCTCGGAAGACCCCAGCCGCCGCCATGGGACGTCGCCCCGACCGTCGACGCGGTGTCCGATCAGAGCGAGCTCTACGACATCGTCCCGGTCCACTCACGGGTGTCCTACGACGTGCACGACGTGATCACCCGCATCGTCGACGGCGGCGAGTTCGCGGAGTTCAAAGGCGAATACGGTGCCACACTGGTCACCGGATTCGCCCGCATCCACGGCCACCCGGTCGGCGTCGTCGCGAACAACGGCGTCCTGTTCGGCGAATCCGCGCAGAAGGGCGCCCACTTCATCGAGCTGTGCGACAAGCGTGCGATCCCGCTGCTGTTCCTGCAGAACATCTCCGGCTTCATGGTCGGTCGCGACTACGAGGCGTCGGGGATCGCCAAACACGGCGCCAAGATGGTCACCGCGGTGGCGTGCGCGCGGGTCCCCAAGCTGACCGTCGTCATCGGCGGCTCCTACGGCGCGGGAAACTACTCGATGTGCGGCCGCGCGTATTCGCCCCGTTTCCTGTGGATGTGGCCGAATGCCCGGATCTCGGTGATGGGCGGTGAACAAGCGGCGTCGGTGCTGGCCACCGTGCGCGGCGAGATGACGCCCGAACAGGAGCAGGAGTTCAAGGCACCGATTCGCGAGCAGTACGAACGCCAGGGCAACCCGTACTATTCGACGGCGCGGTTGTGGGATGACGGCGTCATCGACCCTGCGGACACCAGAACCGTTGTCGGGCTGGCTCTCTCCATTGTCGGACAGGCGCCTCTGGAGCCTGTCTCCTACGGCGTCTTCCGGATGTGA
- a CDS encoding acetyl/propionyl/methylcrotonyl-CoA carboxylase subunit alpha: MTHHTFDTRGQRSDGGFTTVLVANRGEIAVRVIATLRAMGIRSAAVYSDADAGARHVAEADVAVRIGPAAARQSYLDIDAVVSAARQTGAQAVHPGYGFLSENADFAAALEAAGIVFIGPPVGAIRTMGDKIAAKATVSLFGVPVVPGISRPGLTDDDLIGGAEEVGFPVLVKPAAGGGGKGMRVVRDPSELPAALISARRESAAAFGDDTLFLERFVLNPRHIEVQVLADGHGNIVHLGERECSLQRRHQKVIEEAPSPLLDEATRARIGAAACDTARSVGYAGAGTVEFIVSADRPDEFFFMEMNTRLQVEHPVTEMVTGVDLVEQQIRIAAGEKLTIAQGDIVMTGHAVEARVYAEDPGRGFLPTGGTVHGLAEPTGVGVRVDSGLSRGAVVGSDYDPMLAKVIAHGADRSAALRALDRALARTAVLGVDTNVDFLRFLLADPDVVAGRLDTGLLDRRAPDYTHAPVSDEALIAAAAYLWLQAWPAPGGDLWAVPTGWRIGDHAPTTHRLQSGERTDHVRLTGTPQAARARIEDGETRSLTATLEGDRLVVTIDGLRADYLVAADGRQMWLAADGRQMWLAADGRQMWLAGGGRTVAVAEVREAPVRQDDAHSGDAELTSPMPGSVVAVGPDDGAEVASGTVVVTVEAMKMEHAMTAPVDGVVELLVAVGDQVKVGQPLARIRATDIGAQQS, from the coding sequence ATGACACACCACACGTTCGACACCAGGGGCCAGCGAAGCGACGGGGGATTCACCACCGTGCTGGTCGCCAACCGCGGAGAGATCGCCGTACGGGTCATCGCCACCCTGCGCGCGATGGGCATCCGCTCGGCGGCGGTGTACAGCGACGCCGACGCCGGCGCCCGCCACGTTGCGGAGGCCGACGTGGCGGTTCGGATCGGACCCGCCGCTGCCCGGCAGAGCTATCTCGACATCGACGCGGTCGTGTCCGCAGCGCGCCAGACCGGAGCCCAAGCCGTACACCCGGGTTATGGGTTCCTCTCGGAGAACGCCGATTTCGCCGCGGCACTAGAGGCCGCGGGCATCGTGTTCATCGGCCCGCCCGTCGGGGCGATCCGGACCATGGGCGACAAGATCGCGGCCAAGGCGACGGTCTCGCTGTTCGGCGTGCCCGTCGTCCCCGGGATCTCGCGCCCGGGGCTGACCGACGACGACCTGATCGGTGGCGCTGAGGAAGTCGGCTTCCCGGTGCTGGTGAAACCGGCGGCCGGTGGCGGCGGCAAGGGCATGCGGGTGGTGCGTGACCCGAGCGAGTTGCCCGCCGCGCTCATCTCGGCCCGCCGGGAGTCGGCCGCCGCGTTCGGTGACGACACGCTGTTCCTGGAACGGTTCGTGCTCAACCCGCGCCACATCGAGGTGCAGGTGCTCGCCGACGGGCACGGCAACATCGTGCATCTCGGCGAACGCGAGTGCAGTCTGCAGCGTCGCCATCAGAAGGTGATCGAGGAGGCGCCGTCGCCGCTGCTCGACGAGGCGACGCGCGCCCGGATCGGCGCGGCGGCGTGCGACACCGCGCGTAGCGTGGGCTATGCCGGCGCAGGCACGGTGGAGTTCATCGTGTCGGCCGACCGGCCCGACGAGTTCTTCTTCATGGAGATGAACACCCGCCTGCAGGTCGAGCACCCGGTCACCGAGATGGTCACCGGTGTCGACCTCGTCGAGCAGCAGATCCGCATCGCCGCGGGAGAGAAACTGACCATCGCCCAGGGCGACATCGTCATGACCGGGCACGCCGTCGAGGCCCGCGTCTACGCCGAAGACCCGGGCCGCGGCTTCCTGCCGACCGGTGGGACCGTCCACGGATTAGCGGAACCCACGGGCGTCGGCGTCCGTGTCGACTCGGGACTGAGCCGCGGCGCAGTGGTCGGCAGCGACTACGACCCGATGCTGGCCAAGGTGATCGCCCACGGGGCCGACCGTTCGGCCGCTCTGCGCGCGCTCGACCGCGCGCTCGCGCGGACGGCGGTCCTGGGCGTCGACACCAACGTCGACTTCCTGCGGTTCCTGCTCGCCGACCCAGACGTCGTCGCCGGCCGGCTCGACACCGGCCTGCTCGACCGCCGGGCGCCCGACTACACGCACGCGCCGGTGAGCGACGAGGCCCTGATCGCCGCGGCAGCCTACCTGTGGTTGCAGGCGTGGCCGGCACCCGGCGGTGACCTGTGGGCGGTGCCGACGGGGTGGCGCATCGGCGACCACGCGCCCACGACCCATCGCCTGCAGTCCGGTGAGCGCACCGACCACGTCCGCCTCACCGGCACCCCACAGGCTGCCAGGGCGAGGATCGAGGACGGCGAAACTCGTTCTTTGACAGCCACACTCGAGGGTGACCGGCTTGTCGTCACCATCGACGGTCTGCGCGCCGACTACCTCGTCGCCGCCGACGGCCGGCAGATGTGGCTGGCCGCCGACGGCCGGCAGATGTGGCTGGCCGCCGACGGCCGGCAGATGTGGCTGGCCGGCGGGGGCCGCACGGTCGCCGTCGCGGAGGTGCGCGAGGCTCCGGTGCGCCAGGACGACGCGCACAGCGGTGATGCCGAGTTGACCAGTCCGATGCCGGGTTCGGTGGTGGCCGTCGGCCCCGACGACGGCGCCGAGGTCGCCTCGGGCACTGTGGTGGTGACCGTCGAGGCGATGAAGATGGAACATGCCATGACCGCGCCGGTCGACGGCGTGGTGGAACTGCTCGTCGCGGTCGGTGACCAGGTGAAGGTGGGCCAGCCGCTGGCCCGGATTCGCGCTACCGACATAGGAGCGCAACAATCGTGA